A single window of Vibrio sp. HB236076 DNA harbors:
- the lspA gene encoding signal peptidase II — translation MSQSNLTWQQSGMRWLWLAILVFVADIAIKFLVLHTIPMGWQHRIEVLPFFNLLYVQNHGAAFSFLSDEGGWQRWLFTAIAIGVSAFLLFSMRRQPAKPALNNVSYALIVGGAIGNVFDRIVHGFVIDYLDFFWGNSHWPAFNLADSAICIGAALIILDGFRSQPEGK, via the coding sequence ATGAGCCAATCTAATCTGACTTGGCAACAATCTGGAATGCGCTGGCTGTGGCTGGCCATTCTGGTGTTTGTCGCTGATATAGCTATTAAGTTTTTGGTGCTTCACACAATTCCGATGGGGTGGCAACACCGCATAGAAGTACTGCCCTTTTTCAACTTACTTTACGTACAAAATCACGGTGCGGCGTTTAGCTTTTTGAGTGATGAAGGTGGTTGGCAGCGTTGGTTGTTTACCGCCATTGCCATTGGAGTGAGTGCTTTTTTGCTCTTTTCCATGCGCCGTCAACCGGCCAAGCCTGCGTTAAATAACGTGTCATACGCCTTAATTGTCGGTGGCGCCATTGGCAATGTGTTTGATCGCATTGTGCATGGCTTTGTGATCGATTATCTCGATTTTTTCTGGGGTAACAGTCATTGGCCGGCGTTTAACTTGGCAGACTCAGCAATTTGTATCGGGGCGGCGTTGATCATATTAGATGGTTTTCGCTCTCAGCCCGAGGGCAAATAA
- the fkpB gene encoding FKBP-type peptidyl-prolyl cis-trans isomerase: protein MITQNSLVTLHFSIIMANGSVADSTLNQGKPAKLVIGDGSLSENFEQCLIGLKPGDKQSIPLQAEDAFGLPNPDNIHHMDRSRFVGDAAVEVGTIMAFSGPDGMEIPGIITEIIGDSVTVDFNHPLAGQDVTFEVEILAVE, encoded by the coding sequence ATGATTACCCAAAACTCTCTGGTGACATTGCATTTTAGTATTATTATGGCCAATGGTTCGGTGGCCGACAGCACGTTAAATCAAGGAAAACCCGCCAAATTAGTGATTGGTGATGGCAGCCTGAGTGAGAACTTCGAGCAGTGCTTAATCGGCTTAAAGCCCGGTGATAAACAATCGATTCCTCTGCAAGCGGAAGACGCTTTTGGTTTGCCAAATCCCGATAACATCCACCATATGGATCGCAGTCGATTTGTCGGCGATGCCGCGGTTGAAGTTGGCACCATCATGGCGTTTTCTGGCCCAGATGGGATGGAAATTCCTGGCATCATCACCGAGATTATTGGCGACTCAGTCACCGTTGATTTTAATCATCCCCTCGCGGGCCAAGATGTGACTTTTGAAGTTGAAATTTTAGCGGTAGAATAG
- the ispH gene encoding 4-hydroxy-3-methylbut-2-enyl diphosphate reductase: protein MKILLANPRGFCAGVDRAISIVERALELYQPPIYVRHEVVHNRFVVEGLKRRGAVFVEELHEVPDDSIVIFSAHGVSQAVRQEAKRRALTVFDATCPLVTKVHMEVARASRRNMEVVLIGHAGHPEVEGTMGQYHSETGGMYLVEKPEDVAGLKNKVQDQSHLHYVSQTTLSVDETADVIDELRRVFPDIQGPRKDDICYATQNRQDAVREMAREVDVMIVVGSKNSSNSTRLKELAEKLGTPGYLIDTAEDIDTAWFEGVNKVGVTAGASAPEELVAQIIERIKSLGAEDEVEEVLGREENMVFEVPKELQITQVG, encoded by the coding sequence ATGAAGATATTGTTAGCCAATCCCCGAGGCTTTTGTGCTGGGGTGGATCGAGCGATTAGCATCGTAGAACGCGCCTTAGAGCTTTACCAGCCCCCAATATACGTACGTCATGAAGTGGTACACAATCGCTTTGTGGTTGAAGGATTAAAACGCCGTGGGGCGGTATTTGTTGAAGAGTTGCATGAAGTGCCTGACGACAGTATTGTCATTTTTTCTGCTCACGGTGTGTCACAAGCGGTTCGACAAGAGGCCAAACGCCGCGCTTTAACCGTGTTTGATGCAACCTGCCCATTGGTGACTAAAGTTCATATGGAGGTGGCTCGTGCCAGTCGCCGCAATATGGAAGTGGTGTTGATAGGCCATGCCGGTCACCCCGAAGTTGAAGGGACGATGGGCCAGTATCACAGTGAAACTGGCGGGATGTATTTAGTTGAAAAACCAGAAGATGTCGCGGGTTTGAAAAACAAAGTTCAAGATCAAAGTCATCTGCATTACGTTAGCCAAACCACCTTGTCTGTCGATGAAACCGCCGATGTGATTGATGAATTGCGCCGTGTGTTCCCCGATATACAAGGCCCGCGCAAAGACGATATTTGTTACGCGACGCAAAACCGCCAAGACGCGGTAAGAGAAATGGCACGAGAAGTCGACGTGATGATTGTGGTGGGGTCGAAGAACTCCTCCAACTCCACGCGCTTAAAAGAGTTGGCTGAGAAGCTAGGTACGCCAGGCTATTTAATTGATACGGCTGAAGATATTGATACCGCTTGGTTTGAGGGGGTCAATAAAGTGGGCGTGACCGCCGGGGCGTCAGCGCCGGAAGAGTTAGTGGCACAGATCATTGAACGGATCAAAAGCTTAGGGGCAGAGGACGAGGTCGAAGAGGTGTTGGGCCGAGAAGAAAATATGGTCTTTGAGGTGCCAAAAGAGCTGCAGATCACCCAAGTGGGCTAA
- a CDS encoding NAD-dependent succinate-semialdehyde dehydrogenase: MEQIKNKRLLNALCPASDSAIAVDNPATGEIIAYVPSFSAQQVEALIAKSKQAQRSWQAISAGQRSDILYRWYELMLENQDDLARIMTLEQGKPLQEALGEVKYGASFIKWFAEEARRTLGETIPSPAANKRLMTVKQAVGVTAAITPWNFPIAMITRKAAPALAAGCSMLVKPAAQTPLSAYACLELALQAGLPEDLLTIVNHQDASVIGDIFCQHPDIKKLSFTGSTKIGRLLMEQCANTVKRTSMELGGNAPFIVFNDANLDDAVQGAITSKFRNAGQTCVCANRFYVQRDIYDQFVEKFVAAASQLKAGQGLQADTDIGPLIDDRAKHSVMAHLERAIEQGAQLALGGKDLGGRFVEPSILTQVTADMDIVQSEIFGPVAPVIAFDDEEDLIHQANDTIYGLASYFYTASIPRAFHVAEALEYGMVGINDGLISTEVAPFGGVKQSGIGREGGHQGIDEYLNIKYLCFGGL; the protein is encoded by the coding sequence ATGGAACAAATTAAAAATAAGCGTCTTCTCAACGCCCTGTGCCCTGCCAGTGATTCAGCAATTGCTGTCGACAACCCCGCTACCGGCGAGATCATCGCTTATGTCCCTTCTTTTTCAGCCCAACAAGTGGAAGCGCTGATTGCCAAGTCAAAACAGGCTCAACGTTCGTGGCAAGCGATCAGTGCTGGCCAGCGCAGTGATATCCTTTATCGCTGGTATGAGTTGATGTTGGAAAACCAAGATGATCTCGCCCGAATCATGACCTTAGAGCAAGGAAAACCTTTGCAAGAGGCCCTTGGTGAAGTCAAATACGGGGCGTCATTTATCAAATGGTTTGCTGAAGAGGCACGACGAACACTCGGTGAGACCATTCCTAGCCCAGCCGCCAATAAGCGTTTGATGACCGTGAAACAAGCGGTTGGGGTGACCGCCGCCATTACGCCTTGGAATTTTCCCATAGCGATGATCACTCGCAAAGCCGCTCCGGCACTCGCAGCAGGGTGTAGCATGTTAGTCAAACCCGCCGCACAAACGCCCCTCAGTGCTTATGCTTGCCTAGAGTTAGCCTTACAAGCGGGTTTACCCGAGGACTTACTCACCATCGTGAATCACCAAGATGCCAGTGTGATCGGCGATATTTTTTGCCAACACCCAGACATCAAGAAACTGTCTTTTACCGGCTCAACGAAAATTGGCCGTTTGTTGATGGAACAATGCGCTAACACTGTAAAACGCACGTCCATGGAGCTCGGTGGCAACGCGCCGTTTATTGTCTTTAATGACGCCAATCTCGATGATGCGGTACAGGGCGCCATTACCTCCAAGTTTCGCAATGCCGGCCAAACCTGTGTTTGTGCCAATCGCTTTTATGTCCAACGTGACATCTACGACCAATTTGTTGAAAAGTTTGTCGCCGCGGCCAGTCAACTCAAGGCCGGTCAAGGGTTACAAGCCGATACCGACATTGGCCCACTTATCGACGATCGCGCGAAACACAGTGTGATGGCTCACCTTGAACGCGCTATCGAGCAAGGCGCGCAGCTCGCTTTAGGTGGCAAGGATTTAGGGGGTCGCTTTGTCGAACCCAGCATACTGACTCAAGTCACGGCCGACATGGACATTGTCCAAAGCGAGATTTTTGGCCCGGTAGCGCCCGTTATCGCCTTTGATGATGAAGAAGACTTAATTCACCAAGCCAATGACACCATCTACGGCTTGGCCAGTTATTTCTATACCGCCTCTATCCCGCGCGCCTTTCACGTCGCCGAAGCCCTTGAATACGGCATGGTCGGCATTAATGACGGTCTGATTTCAACCGAAGTCGCCCCATTTGGCGGCGTCAAACAATCGGGCATTGGTCGCGAAGGAGGCCATCAAGGTATCGACGAGTACCTCAACATCAAATACCTGTGTTTTGGTGGGCTATAG
- the btsR gene encoding two-component system response regulator BtsR: MITALIIDDEPLAREEMCLLLAETEMVEVLGQANNAIEGMKKLQQLKPDVVFLDIEMPQVSGLDMLAMLDTDTMPHIVFVTAFEHYALQAFEDNAFDYLLKPVEPSRLNKTLLRLKKAQLDQQDFSSVTPERLSQIPCVGHQRIFFIPQQEIECAYSDLRGVHLVTAQQTSDTQLTLKVLENKTDLVRCHRQYLVRLASIREIKLQDNGLATLSTHSGHSVPVSRRYFRSLKDALGLGLSQ; the protein is encoded by the coding sequence ATGATCACTGCATTGATTATCGATGATGAGCCCTTAGCTCGCGAAGAAATGTGTCTGCTGCTTGCCGAAACCGAGATGGTTGAGGTACTAGGACAGGCCAACAATGCCATTGAAGGCATGAAAAAACTCCAACAACTGAAACCGGATGTGGTATTCCTCGATATTGAGATGCCACAGGTCTCTGGGTTAGACATGCTGGCGATGCTCGACACCGATACCATGCCACACATTGTCTTTGTCACTGCATTTGAGCACTACGCCTTACAGGCCTTTGAAGACAACGCGTTTGATTACTTGCTCAAACCCGTCGAGCCAAGCCGGCTGAACAAAACACTATTGCGATTGAAAAAAGCACAACTCGATCAACAAGACTTCTCCTCGGTTACGCCAGAGCGCTTAAGCCAAATCCCTTGTGTCGGTCATCAGCGGATCTTTTTTATCCCCCAGCAGGAAATAGAATGCGCTTACAGCGATTTACGCGGTGTCCATCTCGTTACCGCGCAGCAAACCTCAGACACGCAATTAACCCTTAAAGTATTAGAAAACAAAACCGACCTAGTGCGCTGCCATCGCCAGTATTTGGTGCGTTTGGCCTCGATCCGTGAAATCAAGCTGCAAGACAACGGGCTCGCCACCCTATCGACTCATAGCGGTCACAGCGTTCCAGTTAGCCGGCGATATTTTCGCAGTTTAAAAGACGCCTTAGGCTTAGGATTAAGTCAGTAG
- a CDS encoding sensor histidine kinase, protein MELILSLLQQMCVYLVLAYMLSKTPLFLPILSVSKKPQHRLMVYVTFSLFCILGSYFGLHTSDAIANTRAIGAVIGGLLGGPVVGFATGLTGGLHRYSMGGFTDLACAISTTTEGLIGGVVHVYYLRRQQPLALFNPLKVFTITLCAEIVQMLILLLVAKPFDQAYQLVAEIAAPMIIANSIGAALFISILSDKKTIFEKYSATFSKRALSIADRSVGLLYSGFNQENAEKVARIIYEETNVGAVAITDKEKILAFIGIGDDHHLPGTPISSPSTLEAIDDNHIIHLDGTERHYQCSIDAHCRLGSALIIPLHSGKEVVGSIKLYEPKRKLLSTVNMSMAQGIAQLLSSQIVYGAYQQQQSLLVQAEIKLLQAQVNPHFLFNALNTISAIVRRDPDNARALIQNLSRFFRRNLKQNPSLVTLDEEIQHVKAYLSIEKARFADRLTVDIDCPESALSAKLPSFTLQPLVENAIKHGIAQCLEGGYVHITIRHQTQQKALFIQVEDNAGLYQPYSAQHDGLGMDIVDKRLIHQFGQNAKLVVSCQPHQYTRMAFTLPFSS, encoded by the coding sequence ATGGAATTGATCCTGTCTTTGCTGCAACAAATGTGCGTTTATTTAGTGCTTGCCTATATGCTGAGTAAAACGCCGCTTTTCTTACCCATATTAAGCGTATCGAAAAAACCTCAACACCGCTTAATGGTCTATGTGACGTTTTCTTTGTTCTGTATTCTCGGCAGTTATTTTGGGTTACACACCTCCGATGCCATTGCCAACACTCGTGCCATTGGCGCGGTCATAGGCGGTTTGCTCGGCGGTCCTGTGGTTGGCTTTGCCACCGGCCTTACCGGCGGACTGCATCGTTATTCCATGGGCGGCTTTACCGATCTCGCCTGCGCCATCTCAACCACCACCGAAGGCTTGATTGGCGGTGTCGTTCACGTTTACTACCTGCGCCGCCAGCAACCACTGGCACTGTTTAATCCGTTAAAGGTCTTTACCATCACCTTGTGCGCTGAAATCGTGCAAATGCTGATATTACTATTGGTTGCGAAGCCCTTTGATCAAGCCTACCAACTGGTCGCCGAAATCGCCGCGCCGATGATTATTGCCAACTCGATTGGCGCAGCGCTCTTTATCAGTATTTTAAGCGATAAAAAAACCATCTTTGAAAAGTATTCCGCGACGTTTTCCAAACGGGCGCTGTCGATTGCGGATCGCTCTGTCGGTTTGCTCTACTCCGGCTTTAACCAAGAAAATGCCGAAAAAGTCGCGCGCATTATTTACGAAGAAACCAACGTCGGTGCTGTCGCCATTACCGACAAAGAAAAAATTCTCGCCTTCATCGGTATTGGTGATGATCACCATTTACCGGGCACACCGATTTCTTCGCCGTCAACCTTGGAAGCCATTGACGACAATCACATCATTCATCTCGATGGCACAGAGCGTCACTACCAGTGTTCAATAGATGCGCATTGCCGTCTTGGCTCGGCGCTGATCATTCCCTTGCACTCAGGAAAAGAAGTGGTCGGCAGTATTAAGCTCTACGAACCGAAACGAAAATTGCTCTCTACGGTCAATATGTCGATGGCACAAGGTATTGCTCAACTGCTGTCGAGCCAAATTGTCTATGGCGCCTATCAGCAACAGCAAAGTTTACTTGTCCAGGCGGAAATTAAATTACTGCAAGCTCAAGTCAATCCTCACTTTCTGTTCAATGCGCTCAATACCATCAGTGCCATTGTTAGGCGTGACCCCGATAATGCCCGGGCCCTGATCCAAAATCTGTCGCGCTTTTTTCGCCGCAACCTAAAACAAAATCCCTCATTGGTCACCTTAGATGAGGAGATCCAACACGTTAAGGCCTACCTATCGATTGAAAAAGCCCGCTTTGCCGACCGCCTTACTGTTGATATTGATTGCCCAGAGAGCGCTCTGAGTGCCAAACTGCCCAGTTTTACCCTGCAGCCTTTGGTAGAAAATGCCATTAAACACGGTATTGCGCAGTGCCTTGAGGGCGGTTACGTCCACATTACCATTCGTCATCAAACACAACAAAAAGCGCTGTTTATTCAAGTAGAAGACAATGCCGGTCTTTACCAACCTTACAGCGCTCAACACGATGGCTTGGGCATGGATATTGTCGACAAACGCTTAATTCATCAATTTGGCCAAAACGCAAAGCTGGTGGTGTCTTGTCAACCACACCAATATACTCGTATGGCATTTACTTTGCCTTTTTCCTCATGA
- a CDS encoding carbon starvation protein A: MLWFIICVVALIAGYVIYGTFIEKVFGIKPSRPTPAHSQQDGVDFVPMSTPKVYLVQLLNIAGVGPIFGPIMGALYGPSAMLWIVLGCIFAGGVHDYFSGMLSVRNKGASVPSLSGRYLGPGAKHFMNLFAIVLLLLVGVVFVSAPAGMITNLINEQTSWHIDTMTMVAIIFAYYVLATIVPVDKIIGRFYPLFGALLIFMSVGLITAVALSDQYSVLGNFTFSDMLKNLNPNDMPLWPALFITIACGAISGFHATQSPLMARCMENEKNGRFVFYGAMIGEGVIALIWCAIALSFFGDLNGLSAAISNGGPGNVVYASSFGLLGVFGGILAFLGVVILPITSGDTAFRSSRLILAEYFNVNQKNLRNRLLMAAPLFVLGAILTQVDFGLIWRYFGFANQTTAVMMLWTASAYLLRHNKLHWISTIPAIFMTAVCITFILNNSTLGFGIAMNISTALGILGALMVTVYVIKISKGKGDAPLDSAKPETVSNKVSHSA; the protein is encoded by the coding sequence ATGCTCTGGTTTATTATCTGTGTCGTAGCACTGATCGCAGGCTACGTAATCTATGGCACTTTTATTGAAAAAGTGTTCGGCATTAAACCCTCTAGACCAACCCCTGCACACAGCCAGCAAGATGGCGTCGACTTTGTGCCTATGTCGACCCCTAAGGTCTACTTAGTCCAATTGCTCAATATTGCTGGCGTCGGCCCCATTTTTGGTCCTATTATGGGCGCACTTTACGGTCCTTCTGCCATGCTTTGGATTGTCCTTGGCTGCATTTTTGCCGGCGGTGTTCACGACTACTTTTCCGGAATGTTGTCGGTGCGTAATAAGGGGGCTTCCGTGCCGAGTCTGTCCGGTCGATATTTAGGCCCTGGCGCGAAACACTTTATGAACCTTTTTGCTATTGTTTTGTTGCTATTGGTCGGCGTGGTATTTGTATCCGCCCCAGCGGGGATGATCACGAACCTCATCAACGAACAAACCAGTTGGCACATCGATACCATGACGATGGTGGCCATTATCTTTGCCTACTATGTGCTTGCAACCATTGTGCCGGTCGACAAAATCATCGGTCGTTTTTACCCTCTGTTTGGCGCGTTGTTGATCTTTATGTCGGTGGGTTTAATCACGGCGGTTGCCCTCTCAGACCAATACAGTGTACTGGGTAACTTCACCTTCTCTGACATGCTCAAAAACCTCAACCCCAATGACATGCCACTGTGGCCTGCGCTCTTTATTACCATCGCTTGTGGTGCAATTTCTGGTTTCCACGCCACGCAATCTCCGTTGATGGCACGCTGCATGGAAAATGAAAAGAATGGCCGTTTCGTTTTTTACGGTGCCATGATTGGTGAAGGCGTGATTGCGCTCATTTGGTGCGCGATCGCCTTGTCTTTCTTCGGCGACTTAAACGGCCTATCCGCCGCTATCAGTAATGGTGGACCTGGCAATGTCGTTTACGCCTCTTCCTTTGGTTTGTTGGGCGTCTTTGGTGGCATCTTGGCATTTCTTGGCGTGGTTATTTTGCCGATCACTTCCGGCGATACCGCGTTTCGCTCAAGCCGACTGATCCTGGCAGAATACTTTAACGTCAACCAGAAAAACCTTCGCAATCGCCTTCTCATGGCCGCTCCGTTATTTGTACTCGGCGCTATCCTCACCCAAGTCGACTTTGGATTAATTTGGCGCTACTTTGGCTTTGCCAATCAAACAACGGCCGTCATGATGCTGTGGACCGCGTCGGCTTACTTGCTGCGCCACAACAAACTGCACTGGATTAGTACCATCCCAGCTATCTTTATGACTGCAGTGTGCATTACCTTTATTCTCAACAACAGCACACTTGGATTTGGTATCGCGATGAACATTTCGACCGCGCTTGGTATCCTAGGCGCCCTGATGGTCACCGTCTATGTGATCAAAATCTCCAAAGGCAAAGGGGACGCGCCTCTCGACAGCGCCAAACCAGAAACCGTGTCCAACAAGGTCTCGCATTCCGCCTAA
- a CDS encoding DUF2799 domain-containing protein, translating to MVLLSACVASPQQRTAQLAKAGEWHQIGYQDGIKGQESRSMANLNQLGTVNFSQYEQGYQAGIEEYCNPDLAYQIGLFGQDYLGVCNGMPQGKKFRLQWQRGWNDYNH from the coding sequence ATGGTGTTACTCAGTGCTTGCGTCGCTTCACCACAGCAACGCACAGCACAGCTTGCCAAAGCGGGTGAGTGGCATCAGATTGGTTACCAAGATGGGATTAAAGGTCAGGAGTCGCGTTCGATGGCCAACTTAAATCAATTGGGGACAGTCAATTTCTCACAATACGAACAGGGCTATCAAGCGGGTATCGAGGAGTATTGCAATCCCGATCTCGCGTATCAAATCGGCTTGTTCGGTCAAGATTACCTCGGCGTGTGCAACGGCATGCCTCAAGGTAAAAAATTTCGCTTACAGTGGCAACGAGGCTGGAATGATTATAACCATTAA
- a CDS encoding sodium:proton antiporter: MHDDYIALSVALIGVVGLGCQWLAWRLRLPAILFLLIAGIMAGPITGWLQPQQLLGDLLFPLISLAVAVVLFEGSLTLNFKEIRGVSNTVWSIVSIGALISWAITSVAAHYFLNFDWPLALLFGSLTVVTGPTVIVPLLRTVRPSTKLSNILRWEGILIDPLGALFVVMVYEFIISSSEAHSLHVFGLILLIGFGLGILSGKAMEMVLSRGLLPEYLQPFAVLSVVLGVFTLSNVIESESGLLTVTVMGMWLANAKEVRISHILHFKEHLTVLLITGLFILLAARIKITDFQALGWGALSVFLVILLVARPVSIFVSTLKSKLSWSEVAFLAWVAPRGIVAASISSLFAIKLSAVGMEEAELLVPLTFMVIIGTVILQSATARPLAVALKVANPAPRGFLIIGANDVARELAMALNKYNIRVLVTDSNWDYIRQARMAGLEHYHGNPISTHADEYLNLIGLGHVVALTRDQHFNIMACMQFLSYFGERNVYCLHKHANEKGSHKHHVAQEYHGQSLLGGQISYKKLASLINQGAEIKHTKLSDSFTYDDYLLQNKEHYVLPLFKVDAKERVTLCENPAQFEAKEGEIIVSLIKYQEGDKALIQAKAS, from the coding sequence ATGCATGATGATTACATCGCCTTATCTGTCGCTCTTATCGGCGTCGTCGGTTTAGGCTGCCAATGGCTAGCGTGGCGTTTGCGTTTGCCGGCGATTTTATTTCTCTTGATTGCCGGTATTATGGCAGGCCCAATCACGGGGTGGTTACAGCCGCAGCAGTTGCTCGGTGACTTACTTTTTCCACTGATTTCACTTGCCGTTGCGGTGGTGTTGTTTGAAGGCAGCTTAACCTTAAACTTTAAAGAAATTCGCGGGGTAAGTAATACCGTTTGGAGCATTGTCTCGATCGGGGCACTGATTTCATGGGCCATCACCAGTGTTGCCGCACACTATTTCCTCAATTTTGATTGGCCGCTGGCGCTGTTGTTCGGCAGTTTGACGGTGGTGACAGGGCCAACCGTGATTGTCCCTTTGTTAAGAACGGTCAGGCCGAGTACCAAACTGTCCAACATCTTGCGTTGGGAGGGGATTTTGATCGACCCGCTTGGCGCTTTGTTTGTTGTGATGGTTTATGAGTTTATTATCTCTAGCAGCGAAGCGCACAGTTTACACGTTTTTGGTTTGATCCTACTGATTGGCTTTGGTCTGGGCATTTTGTCTGGCAAAGCGATGGAGATGGTACTCAGTCGCGGGTTGTTACCTGAATATTTACAACCTTTTGCGGTGCTCAGTGTGGTGCTAGGTGTGTTCACCTTGTCGAATGTGATTGAGTCGGAGTCCGGGCTATTAACCGTGACGGTGATGGGAATGTGGCTGGCTAATGCCAAAGAGGTTCGCATCAGTCATATTTTGCACTTTAAAGAGCACCTGACAGTATTGTTGATAACCGGGTTGTTTATTTTGTTGGCAGCACGGATAAAAATTACTGACTTTCAAGCGCTTGGCTGGGGGGCGTTGTCGGTTTTCTTGGTCATTTTATTAGTGGCGAGACCGGTCTCCATTTTTGTCTCAACGTTAAAAAGCAAATTAAGTTGGTCTGAAGTGGCCTTTTTAGCTTGGGTGGCTCCTCGCGGTATTGTCGCGGCATCGATTTCTTCTCTGTTTGCCATTAAGCTCAGCGCAGTGGGGATGGAAGAGGCGGAATTGCTGGTGCCACTGACCTTTATGGTCATCATCGGCACTGTCATTTTACAAAGTGCTACGGCCAGACCTTTGGCAGTGGCGCTCAAGGTAGCAAACCCCGCGCCAAGAGGGTTTTTGATCATTGGTGCGAACGATGTGGCTCGCGAGTTAGCCATGGCGCTGAATAAGTATAACATCCGGGTGTTGGTCACTGATTCTAACTGGGATTATATTCGCCAAGCGCGCATGGCCGGTCTTGAGCATTATCACGGTAATCCCATTTCGACTCATGCCGATGAATACCTGAACTTAATTGGCCTTGGTCACGTGGTGGCACTCACGCGAGATCAGCATTTTAATATTATGGCTTGTATGCAATTTCTGTCTTATTTTGGTGAGCGCAATGTGTATTGCTTGCACAAGCACGCCAATGAAAAAGGCAGCCACAAGCACCACGTCGCGCAGGAATATCATGGCCAATCACTGCTTGGTGGGCAGATAAGTTATAAGAAATTGGCCAGCCTCATCAATCAGGGGGCAGAAATTAAGCACACCAAATTGAGTGACAGCTTCACTTATGATGATTACCTGCTGCAAAATAAAGAGCACTATGTGTTGCCTTTATTTAAAGTGGATGCCAAAGAGCGGGTTACGCTATGTGAAAACCCAGCTCAGTTTGAGGCAAAAGAAGGCGAGATCATCGTGTCGCTGATCAAGTATCAAGAAGGTGACAAAGCGCTTATTCAGGCAAAAGCGAGTTAA